The Alphaproteobacteria bacterium nucleotide sequence CTTCTAATTTCAAGTCACTTGCCAGCATCTCCTGAGGCAACTCACCAATATGTAATTTACCCAGATCCTGCAAGTTTGGAATGCCACCAATTAACAAAATGCGTTCGCAAATCTGATCGGCATGCTTCATTTCATCAATGGATTCTTCATATTCTGTAGCTGCAAGCTTAGCAAAGCCTAAGTGCTTCAGCATTTTTGCATGCAAGAAATATTGATTAATGGCGGTAAGCTCATTTTTTAAAATGACATTGAGAGTTTTTATTACTGCTTTTGAATGGGCTTGGCTGGTCATGACTACGCTCTGTTAGAGTTATCTATGACGCAAGGTTATAATTCATGCGCAAACGCCATGCAAGTATTTGTAGATGTTATTATATTGCTAGAGCTGCAAAAAAAGAGGCCGCGCTCTTTACTGCGAGGCTTCCATCATGGTGATTACCGCTGGATTGGGCAAGGATTCACGCACATAAGGCACACATTTGCCGCATTGGGGTTTGCAACCATGATGTTTGTACACATCGCTTACGCATTGGGCACCATTTTCGATGGCGGCTGCCATATCTTTTTCTCTCAGGCAATTGCATAAGCATACAAACATGCGGGTTCCTTATTTTGCGCTTTCGTAATTGCGAATGAATTGCATTCACTTAATCACCTTACTGCAACTCATTCGCAGGCGCAAGAAAAAACTTATATCGCTACATTGGCAACCGAACCTCCTACCTGCCGCACATCACACACTTTTCCCGTAGGAGGATTCACCTCATTTTCGGTTTCGACTTGTAATGCCCGCGTATTATTTTTGGCATATTCTCTTGCCTCTTTTACCACACGGTTAGCGATTTTAGCGCCAATCGGGCTGGCACCAAACTCTGGATGCCACTGCACCCCCAACACAAATTGGTCTTTATATTTTCCATGTTTATCTGGCTCAATTGCTTCAATAATCCCGTCTTCCGAGACAGCAGATTCCACAAATCCTGCACGAATTTGGTCAACTGCCTGATGATGAAAACTGTTCTCTTTTAGCAAATGCGGGTTTGGTTGATTTCCTGACGGAACAAACAAACTGTCATTGCCTGCCCCTGCAATGTCAGCAAGAACACTTTCAGGCTTAATATGCACAGCATGTACCGCAACAAAAGGCGGTCTACCCGTGGGGCTATTATTATATTCCATTTTCGTTTGATCGTGCTCTAGCGTAATATCCGGCACATGCTGATGTAGTGTGCCGCCATCTGCGGCGTGATTCAACGTATTGAGGCGCTGCATACCGGCGCAAACGCCCATAAGCGGCATTTTATTTGCAAGGGCATGTTCAATCATGCCCGTTTCAAATTCTGTACGCGCCTTGTCATTTTCAATATTGGTTTTATCATGTTTTTTCTGCCCATAGGTGGCAGGATCAATGTCGAGTGGATTCCCCAGAATATAGACAGCGTCCACACTTTCCATGCATTCTTGCAAATAGCCATCATGTTTTTGTGCCGTATCATAATCATGACCATCAAAAACACGGACTTCTGCGCCGGCAGACACTAACTGAGTATATAATGCTGCAAGAGAATCGTTTTCGTAACGTTTAGCGCTTATTCCAATAACCGGAATGTTTTCTCGCTTATCCATCACTACCCCTCCCTAGCAAACCTATATTTACAAATATTATAGGTGCATTTCATTACAAAATGATGACACAAGGAAGATTTTAGGGATGTTTTGCAAAATATTCGTTAAGTTTTGGCACTACATTTTTAGGCACAAACTCTGAAATGTCTCCGCCAAGTCGGCAGATTTGTTTAATAAATCGCGAAGAAATAAAATGTGTGCTTTCACTGGCCGTTAAAAAAACGGTTTCCATTTCGGGGTTAAGCTTTGCATTAATAGCTGCCATTTGGAATTCATATTCAAAATCTGAAACTGCACGTAACCCACGTAGCAATATGGTGGCATTATTGTCTTTGGCAAAGTTCACTAGCAGCCCAGAGAAAGTTTTAACAACAATGCGTTGTTGTTCATTCTCTGGCAGTTCTTTTATAGCATCTCCAATCATCTCAGCACGCATTTGCGGACTGAAGAAGGGTGATTTCCCCGTATCCAGCGCCACACCCAAAACCAATTGATCTACCACGCGCAAACTGCGTTGAATAATGCCCAGATGTCCATGGGTAATAGGGTCGAATGTACCGGGGTAGATTCCGATGCGCTGCGTCATAACAAGGATTTCCTGATAGGGATTTACTGATATTACAAGCCATAAATAACTGAAAGCCACTGCAATTAACAGGTTTTTTATTAAATGCGCTTGCGTTACCCACGTCCAATGCTATTGCGAATATTACGACCAACCCGCGATGCTTCTCCCACCAGCTCAAGTCCTTCGCCTTTAATTCTATCCCACTTATTGGGAAGGAACAATTCGTTGGTAGGGTTGATAGTGCGTGTACCGTTAATCAACCCCTTAACCATTTCCGGCAAGCGATGGGTGTTTTCCTCTTCGGGCGCGGTTACTGAATAGGTATTTAAACCAATGGTTTTATTGCTTTCCCATTCAGAGGCAATAATATTCGCGGTTCCCTCGCCGCCTGAGCGGATAGACAGCGTGTTGCGGGTTAGTTGTTGTGGCTCAAGCCCTGTATCTTTGATAATTGCTTCGGCGGCAAGGCTTTCGCCAAATCCTTCAACAATGGTGAGTTGGGGATTTTTACCAAAAATATGTTGGTTAGCAAATGAATCTTGAATTTTTGCTTTCAGCAATATCCCGCCCGCAGTGCCGAGAGAATGCGAAAATATAGCGGTATTATTTACTTCCAGCCCCTGCTGCTTAATTTGATCTGTCACCTCGCCCAAAAAATTATCCGCAAATTCATTGGGTACAAGGCGTTCGGTGTTGCCTGTTATTGCCGCCCATGCGCGATCGTTATTTTCATCGGCGGTCAAGCCTACGGTTCCCATAAATAACGTGCCGCTATTTTCTTCATAATATGCCACCGCTTTGTTACCAGAAGCTGCATCGTCTAGATTAGCAATGGCTTTGAAGTGCAAAAAATCTTCGGGCTGGGTTTCTTTATATGGCCGGCCATTCGTAGCAATTAAAAGGGGGTTCTTGATAGCGATATCAATTAGGGGGCCACGATAATCGCAGCTGGCGGAATAACTACCTGAATCCTCATTGATTTTTGAATTTATTTCAATACCCACATCCTGAGTGATCATGTGGTCGATTCTGCCGGTTGTGCCGCCTTTGCTTAAAATAGACTGCAAAATAACCGAAGTTTTTCCGGCTGGCTCATTAAATATTGAGGCTATAGCGTGCTGATTTATTTCTGCTGGAGAAGTGGCATCATCGGACAGCACTACATTATAGGCGCTGCAATTATCCATGGGTGGCAGGTCGTAGTTTTTCGTTGCCGAATCCAGATAAGGAGCCGCCGCTGCGCCACCTTCTACCGCTGCAGCAGCAGCGGCAGCAGTAGCTGCAGCGCGCAAGAACTTTTGCCGTGCGGTTAAGTTATGTGTGGGCTTTTGATGCAAACTCGCCTCGATAATATAATAATAGCGTATGTATTATAGCCGCTTCACAGCTGCATAAACAGTTACGTTATTATTACAAAGCAATGCGTAGTTACTTTTCATCATCCGAAGGCATGTCAGAATCAGCATCCGGCTGCGGTGCATCCGACTCATCTGCCATAAGCTCGCCCACCACTTCGCCTACCGCTTCCACAATGGTTGCAATCGTGCCTTCCGGCGCATTTTCTTCTTCGTCATCCAGCATATCGCCTTCAAGCATGCTGCCAGCAATGTGGCTAACAGACATTACATGCTCATCTTTGCTAATTTTGAAAATGGTCA carries:
- the bfr gene encoding bacterioferritin encodes the protein MTSQAHSKAVIKTLNVILKNELTAINQYFLHAKMLKHLGFAKLAATEYEESIDEMKHADQICERILLIGGIPNLQDLGKLHIGELPQEMLASDLKLEEKAHKDLLQAIEICEAEKDITSSNMLQDILASEELHYDWLRKQLDLIKVLGVENYLQTQV
- a CDS encoding (2Fe-2S)-binding protein; amino-acid sequence: MFVCLCNCLREKDMAAAIENGAQCVSDVYKHHGCKPQCGKCVPYVRESLPNPAVITMMEASQ
- a CDS encoding gamma-glutamyl-gamma-aminobutyrate hydrolase family protein, which codes for MDKRENIPVIGISAKRYENDSLAALYTQLVSAGAEVRVFDGHDYDTAQKHDGYLQECMESVDAVYILGNPLDIDPATYGQKKHDKTNIENDKARTEFETGMIEHALANKMPLMGVCAGMQRLNTLNHAADGGTLHQHVPDITLEHDQTKMEYNNSPTGRPPFVAVHAVHIKPESVLADIAGAGNDSLFVPSGNQPNPHLLKENSFHHQAVDQIRAGFVESAVSEDGIIEAIEPDKHGKYKDQFVLGVQWHPEFGASPIGAKIANRVVKEAREYAKNNTRALQVETENEVNPPTGKVCDVRQVGGSVANVAI
- the coaD gene encoding pantetheine-phosphate adenylyltransferase is translated as MTQRIGIYPGTFDPITHGHLGIIQRSLRVVDQLVLGVALDTGKSPFFSPQMRAEMIGDAIKELPENEQQRIVVKTFSGLLVNFAKDNNATILLRGLRAVSDFEYEFQMAAINAKLNPEMETVFLTASESTHFISSRFIKQICRLGGDISEFVPKNVVPKLNEYFAKHP